One genomic window of Fusarium fujikuroi IMI 58289 draft genome, chromosome FFUJ_chr01 includes the following:
- a CDS encoding probable glutamine synthetase, whose translation MASPDPKSITVDSLPQLLQNDNMVKLAGVDVDGILRGKLVSKKKFLSIAEAGFGFCSVIFGWDMHDRTYIRELKISNAENGYHDLLAIPDLSTFRRIPWEDDVPLFLVDFLDPETKKPICACPRGLVKTQLEKLKEHGYGAMAGAEYEFYQFKSPDPSSSSPAAYLQQNPPHQLPALTEGMFGYSLTRPVHNQEYYYDVFNTCAKFSCDIEGWHTESGPGVFEAALEFGEIAQMADRAALFKYVVKSVSTKYGITPCFMAKPKQGLPGNSGHMHVSIVDKDGKNLFARETKDENAKWSDIENLSDMGRHFLAGLLVGLPDIMPLLAPTINSYKRLVENFWAPVTVSWGLEHRAASIRLITPKPSATRFEVRVPGADTNPHFVLAAILGCGWRGVEKKLEIPTPPLAMGQDVGGDADPGERLAKSLKEATARFMEKGSIAREVFGDDFVEHFGGTREHEVRLYDEAVTDWEMKRYIETV comes from the exons ATGGCTTCTCCAGACCCCAAATCCATCACCGTCGACTCCCTCCCCCAACTCCTCCAAAATGACAACATGGTCAAGCTCGCAGGCGTGGACGTCGACGGCATCCTGCGCGGCAAGCTAGTATCCAAGAAGAAGTTCCTCTCCATCGCTGAAGCCGGCTTTGGTTTCTGCTCCGTCATCTTTGGCTGGGATATGCACGATCGCACATATATCCGCGAGCTCAAGATCTCAAATGCTGAGAATGGATACCACGATCTCCTCGCCATTCCAGATCTTTCTACCTTTAGGAGAATTCCATGGGAAGATGACGTTCCTCTGTTTTTGGTGGACTTTTTGGAtcccgagaccaagaagccCATTTGTGCTTGTCCCAGAGGTCTGGTTAAGACacagcttgagaagctgaaggagcACGGTTATGGTGCCATGGCAGGCG CTGAATATGAATTCTACCAATTCAAGTCCCCCGacccttcatcttcctccccaGCCGCATACCTCCAACAAAACCCCCCTCACCAGCTCCCCGCCCTCACAGAAGGCATGTTCGGCTACTCCCTCACCCGCCCCGTCCACAACCAAGAATACTACTACGACGTCTTCAACACATGCGCCAAGTTCTCCTGCGACATAGAGGGCTGGCACACCGAGTCCGGGCCCGGCGTCTTCGAGGCCGCGCTCGAGTTTGGCGAGATCGCGCAGATGGCTGACCGTGCTGCGCTGTTCAAATATGTCGTCAAGAGCGTGAGCACAAAGTACGGCATCACTCCGTGCTTCATGGCCAAGCCGAAGCAGGGCCTGCCTGGAAATAGCGGGCACATGCATGTTTCGATCGTTGATAAGGATGGCAAGAATTTGTTTGCGAGGGAGACGAAAGATGAGAATGCGAAGTGGAGTGATATTGAGAACCTTTCTGATATGGGACGTCATTTCCTCGCTGGTCTCCTCGTCGGTCTTCCTGACATCATGCCCCTTCTCGCACCAACCATCAACTCCTACAAGCGCCTCGTCGAGAACTTCTGGGCTCCGGTCACGGTATCATGGGGTCTTGAACACCGCGCTGCGTCAATCCGTCTAATCACTCCCAAACCCTCAGCAACACGCTTCGAAGTCCGAGTTCCCGGCGCAGACACAAACCCCCACTTCGTCCTTGCAGCCATTCTCGGCTGTGGATGGCGcggtgttgagaagaaacTCGAGATTCCTACGCCTCCGCTTGCAATGGGCCAGGATGTCGGCGGTGACGCTGATCCGGGTGAGAGGCTGGCCAAGAGTCTTAAGGAGGCTACGGCGCGCTTCATGGAGAAGGGCAGTATTGCGCGGGAAGTATTTGGCGATGATTTCGTAGAGCACTTTGGCGGCACAAGAGAGCATGAGGTCCGTCTATATGACGAGGCAGTAACTGATTG GGAAATGAAGCGATATATCGAGACTGTTTGA